From Gigantopelta aegis isolate Gae_Host chromosome 11, Gae_host_genome, whole genome shotgun sequence, the proteins below share one genomic window:
- the LOC121385124 gene encoding uncharacterized protein LOC121385124 has product MSVYDLDIPERLPFVPTNYAACGYLSGYRKAYDGDLFKLKFDTSCSYRTNYYACPEHAFTGNERKCVSGVCISYGQETWEDAMDACGNKLIKLTTNVTQTLKRLISDTNSNWEEPYYYNEWSEGWSKHWIGLKRHVTWKWINGTDFKYRPTRRSNGYRPKCIAMRKRYSGRRKYYIEAGVVSCSQKLRAICQIYKPTTTTASTSTSTTTRTTSTTSTTTHVLSTEKTSPPSDQTGNTRTTQTIAGSTESQRQISPKSDSSGMIAGVAVGVIALLVLGGLVILIWMKRSKRFLFKSAKLDDQRRAALPVHATASVPNTYEQYDNNATNRIQYENVAYCAQPNTKTLRGPVAVSSIDYDLAAADDALQGTRVLADLPNGVRPRDAYEMAGPDDAKPETAYSADLSSYACPGDYFELEGPGDSRPETDDYELEGPGDSRPETDDYELEGPANKASDEYNTLHETQRDRNLDLNYSHIGAAELTGDLYDTAEPTPLGRTDNETYSHIRGDRFEDEDMYNHTDGSDALPELYDPEYSHIDTQ; this is encoded by the exons ATATTCCTGAACGCTTACCGTTTGTTCCTACTAATTATGCCGCATGTGGTTATTTATCTGGTTATCGGAAAGCTTATGACGGCGATCTTTTCAAGCTGAAATTTGACACAAGCTGCTCCTATCGGACGAATTATTATGCATGTCCAG AACACGCGTTCACAGGCAATGAACGCAAATGCGTCAGTGGAGTGTGCATATCATATGGACAGGAAACGTGGGAAGATGCGATGGACGCATGTGGGAACAAACTTATTAAGCTGACTACTAATGTCACACAGACCCTAAAGAGACTTATTTCAGATACTAATTCAAATTGGGAAGAACCATACTACTACAACGAATGGTCAGAAGGATGGTCAAAACACTGGATCGGGCTCAAACGACACGTGACATGGAAATGGATCAATG GTACTGATTTCAAGTACAGACCTACCCGGAGGAGTAATGGATATAGACCCAAATGTATCGCTATGAGAAAGAGGTATTCTGGAAGacgtaaatattatattgaagCTGGAGTAGTGTCCTGCTCACAGAAGCTAAGAGCTATTTGCCAAATAT ACAAACCTACGACAACAACCGCATCTACGTCAACGTCAACCACAACCCGTACAACATCTACAACGTCTACAACAACGCACGTCTTGTCTACTGAGAAGACTAGTCCCCCATCAGACCAGACAGGAAACACAAGGACTACACAGACAATAGCTGGTTCAACCGAATCACAAAGACAAATCAGCCCGAAGAGTGATTCAA GTGGCATGATTGCTGGTGTTGCAGTTGGTGTAATAGCACTGCTGGTATTAGGTGGACTAGTTATTCTTATCTGGATGAAAAG AAGCAAGAGATTTCTTTTCAAGTCAGCTAAACTGGATGATCAAAGAAGAGCTGCATTACCAGTCCATGCTACAGCCTCAGTACCTAACACCTATGAGCAATATGACAACAATGCAACCAACAGAATCCAATATGA aAATGTGGCATACTGTGCTCAGCCAAACACGAAAACCTTGCGTGGTCCAGTCGCTGTTTCGTCCATCGACTACGACCTTGCTGCTGCAGATGACGCACTACAAGGAACTCGTGTTTTAGCGGATCTACCCAATGGCGTCAGGCCACGTGATGCCTACGAAATGGCGGGTCCAGATGACGCAAAGCCAGAAACGGCTTATTCAGCAGATTTGTCCAGTTACGCCTGTCCAGGTGATTACTTTGAACTGGAGGGTCCAGGTGACTCTAGACCAGAAACAGATGACTACGAACTGGAAGGTCCAGGTGACTCTAGACCAGAAACAGATGACTACGAACTGGAAGGTCCAGCAAACAAAGCTTCTGATGAATACAACACTCTGCACGAGACACAACGAGACAGAAACCTAGATCTGAACTACAGCCACATTGGTGCGGCCGAGCTAACTGGAGATCTGTACGACACGGCAGAACCTACACCACTTGGACGGACGGACAATGAGACGTACAGCCACATTAGAGGAGACAGATTTGAAGACGAGGATATGTACAACCATACGGACGGGTCTGATGCCTTACCAGAGCTGTATGATCCAGAATACAGCCacattgatacacagtag